Proteins from one Mycolicibacter virginiensis genomic window:
- a CDS encoding MmpS family transport accessory protein has translation MKRPSLFPLVRRGWMVLVAVAVVAVAAFCVYRLHGIFGSGDTTSTSSDAAEDIVPFNPKDVVYEVFGAPGATATINYLDVNAAPQQVVDAPLPWRYQATTTEPAVIADLRAQGDGDTLGCRIVIDGELKDERTSDAVSAYIFCLDKSG, from the coding sequence GTGAAGAGACCGTCGCTTTTCCCACTGGTCCGGCGCGGGTGGATGGTTCTGGTGGCGGTCGCGGTAGTCGCCGTCGCGGCGTTCTGCGTGTATCGACTACACGGCATCTTCGGCTCGGGTGACACCACATCGACCAGCAGTGACGCTGCCGAGGACATCGTCCCGTTCAACCCCAAGGACGTCGTCTACGAGGTCTTTGGCGCCCCGGGGGCTACAGCCACCATCAACTATCTCGATGTCAACGCCGCTCCGCAGCAGGTCGTCGACGCCCCGCTGCCCTGGAGATATCAGGCGACGACGACCGAACCGGCCGTCATCGCCGATCTGCGGGCCCAGGGCGACGGCGACACGCTGGGCTGCCGCATCGTGATCGACGGCGAGCTCAAGGACGAAAGGACCTCCGACGCCGTGAGCGCCTACATCTTCTGCTTGGACAAGTCCGGATGA
- a CDS encoding RND family transporter — protein sequence MSEPGRRPFWPRTIRGLALPIVLFWVALAAVTNSLVPQLEVVAEAHNVGMSSHDAPSYQAAKRIGKVFQQYDTDSAAMIVIEGDQPLGAEAHRFYDTLVAKLQDDTHHVQHIQDFWGDPLTAAGSQSNDGKAALAQVFLAGSQGETLANESVAAVRDIVERTPAPPGVHAYVTGAAPLVADQFSVGSEGTNKVTAITFLVIALMLFAVYRSIGTTVLALLTVAIEMAAARGFVAFLGYHEIIGLSTYSTNLLTLLAIAAGTDYAIFIISRYQEARAAGEDPETAFYTMYRGTAHVVIGSGLTISGAVYCLTFTRLPYFHTLGLPAAIGIFVALIAALTLTSAVLTLGSRFGFFEPTRAMRTRGWRRIGAAIVRWPGPILVVACGVALIGLLALPGYKTSYDARIYMPDRAPANIGYAAAERHFSQARLNPELLMIEADHDLRNPASFLVLERVAKAVFHTPGIAKVQSMTRPLGTPLKHTSIPFSVGQGNVAQTQNLKYQMDRAADLLKQAAEAEKSIHTLEQQYALQQQLADATHSETQSFHDTVDLTNELRDQIANFDDFFRPIRSYFYWEPHCFDIPACAALRNVFDLQDGIDKLSEKLGQLTTTLDKLDALQPQLVELIPSQIESQRVNRDLALNNYATNSGISDQSAAANDNPAAMGQAFDEAKNDDSFYLPPEAFDNAEFKRGMKLFMSPDGKAAQMIITHEGDPATPEGIAHIDSIRDAAKEAVKGTPLQGSHIYLAGTASTYKDIADAAKYDLLIAGIAALSLILLIMMIITRSLVAAIIIVGTVALSLGASFGLSVLVWQYLFGIHLYWIVLALAVILLLAVGSDYNLLLISRFSEEIGAGINTGIIRAMGGTGSVVTAAGLVFSATMASFIFSDLRILGQIGTTIALGLLFDTLIVRSFMTPSIAALLGRWFWWPQRVRQRPAVTASS from the coding sequence ATGAGCGAGCCGGGCCGGCGGCCCTTCTGGCCACGCACCATCCGCGGCCTGGCGCTGCCCATCGTGCTGTTCTGGGTGGCCCTGGCCGCCGTGACGAACAGTCTCGTGCCCCAACTGGAGGTGGTGGCCGAAGCCCACAACGTGGGGATGAGCTCGCACGACGCGCCGTCGTACCAGGCGGCGAAGCGCATCGGAAAAGTGTTCCAGCAGTACGACACCGACAGCGCGGCGATGATCGTCATCGAAGGCGATCAGCCGCTGGGTGCCGAAGCGCACCGGTTCTACGACACCCTGGTCGCCAAGCTGCAGGACGACACTCACCACGTCCAACACATTCAGGACTTCTGGGGGGATCCGCTGACCGCCGCCGGCTCGCAGAGCAACGACGGCAAAGCCGCACTGGCGCAAGTGTTTTTGGCCGGAAGTCAGGGCGAGACGTTGGCCAACGAGTCGGTGGCCGCCGTCCGCGACATCGTCGAGCGCACACCGGCGCCGCCCGGCGTCCACGCGTACGTGACGGGCGCGGCCCCGCTGGTCGCCGACCAGTTCTCGGTCGGCAGCGAAGGCACCAACAAGGTCACCGCGATCACCTTCCTGGTGATCGCGCTCATGCTGTTCGCGGTCTACCGCTCGATCGGCACCACTGTGCTCGCACTGCTCACCGTCGCCATCGAAATGGCCGCCGCGCGTGGCTTCGTCGCGTTTCTCGGCTACCACGAGATCATCGGACTATCAACGTACTCAACGAATCTGCTGACCCTACTCGCGATCGCCGCGGGTACCGACTACGCGATCTTCATCATCAGCCGCTACCAGGAGGCGCGCGCGGCCGGTGAGGACCCGGAGACGGCGTTCTACACGATGTACCGCGGCACCGCCCACGTCGTGATCGGCTCGGGCCTGACCATTTCCGGCGCCGTGTACTGCCTGACCTTCACCCGGCTGCCCTACTTCCACACCCTGGGGCTGCCCGCCGCCATCGGCATATTCGTCGCGCTGATCGCCGCGTTGACCCTGACGTCGGCGGTGCTGACGCTGGGCAGCCGGTTCGGATTCTTCGAGCCCACCCGTGCGATGCGGACCCGCGGCTGGCGCCGGATCGGCGCCGCGATCGTCCGGTGGCCCGGACCGATCCTGGTGGTGGCCTGCGGCGTGGCCCTGATCGGTCTGCTTGCCCTGCCGGGCTACAAGACCAGCTACGACGCCCGGATCTACATGCCGGATCGTGCCCCGGCCAACATCGGCTATGCGGCAGCAGAACGCCATTTCTCGCAAGCCCGGCTGAACCCCGAACTGCTGATGATCGAAGCCGACCACGACCTGCGCAACCCGGCATCCTTCCTGGTTTTGGAACGCGTCGCCAAAGCGGTGTTCCACACGCCGGGTATCGCCAAAGTGCAGTCGATGACCCGCCCGTTGGGCACCCCGCTCAAGCACACGTCGATACCGTTCTCGGTCGGACAGGGAAATGTCGCCCAGACCCAGAATCTGAAGTACCAGATGGACCGGGCGGCCGATCTGCTCAAACAGGCGGCCGAAGCCGAGAAGTCGATCCACACGCTGGAACAGCAATATGCGCTCCAGCAGCAGCTCGCCGACGCCACCCATTCGGAAACCCAGAGCTTTCACGACACCGTCGACCTCACCAACGAACTGCGTGACCAGATCGCGAACTTCGATGACTTCTTCCGGCCCATCCGCAGCTACTTCTACTGGGAACCGCACTGTTTCGACATCCCGGCATGCGCGGCGCTGCGCAACGTGTTCGACCTGCAGGACGGCATCGACAAGCTCAGCGAGAAGCTCGGACAGCTCACTACCACCTTGGACAAACTGGACGCCCTGCAACCGCAGCTGGTGGAGCTGATTCCGTCCCAGATCGAAAGCCAGCGAGTCAACCGCGACCTGGCGCTGAACAATTACGCCACCAACTCCGGGATCAGCGACCAGTCCGCCGCCGCCAACGACAACCCGGCCGCCATGGGTCAGGCCTTCGACGAAGCCAAGAACGACGACTCCTTCTACCTGCCACCGGAAGCGTTCGACAACGCCGAATTCAAACGCGGGATGAAACTGTTCATGTCGCCGGACGGCAAAGCGGCGCAGATGATCATCACCCACGAGGGTGACCCGGCGACCCCGGAGGGCATCGCGCACATCGACTCGATTCGCGACGCCGCCAAGGAAGCGGTCAAAGGGACCCCGCTGCAGGGTTCGCACATCTATCTCGCCGGCACTGCCTCGACCTACAAGGACATCGCCGACGCTGCCAAATACGACCTGCTGATCGCCGGGATCGCTGCGCTGAGCCTGATTCTGCTGATCATGATGATCATCACCCGCAGCCTGGTCGCCGCGATCATCATCGTGGGCACCGTTGCGCTTTCGCTGGGCGCCTCGTTCGGACTGTCGGTGTTGGTGTGGCAGTACCTGTTCGGCATCCATCTGTACTGGATCGTGTTGGCCCTGGCCGTCATTCTGTTGCTGGCGGTGGGCTCGGACTACAACCTGCTGTTGATCTCGCGGTTCTCCGAGGAGATCGGCGCGGGCATCAATACCGGGATCATCCGGGCAATGGGTGGAACCGGTTCGGTGGTGACCGCTGCCGGGCTGGTGTTTTCCGCGACCATGGCGTCGTTCATCTTCAGTGACCTGCGGATCCTCGGCCAGATCGGCACCACCATCGCGCTCGGCCTGCTGTTCGACACGCTGATCGTCCGGTCGTTCATGACGCCGTCCATCGCGGCGCTGCTCGGGCGCTGGTTCTGGTGGCCGCAACGGGTGCGTCAACGGCCCGCGGTGACCGCGAGCTCCTAA
- a CDS encoding ATP-dependent DNA ligase, with protein sequence MVAESVQTRVKLTNADKVLYPATGTTKAEVYDYYTRIAEVMLPHIAGRPATRKRWPNGVEQASFFEKQLAASAPGWLARADIAHRSGITTYPIIEDLDGLAWIAQQAALEVHVPQWRFEAEWTHGGKVVKPGLATRLVFDLDPGEGVTMSQLAEVARAIRDLMSELGLDTFPVTSGSKGVHLYAALERPVSSAGAATVAKRIAQQLETAMPELVTAAMAKKLRAGKVFLDWSQNNAAKTTIAPYSLRGRDHPTVAAPRTWAELDDPGLRQLRFDEVLDRVERDGDLLAGLDGPLEGQDRLAVYRAKRDAGRTPEPVPAAAPEPGAGNSFVIQEHHARRLHYDFRLERDGVLVSWAVPKNLPESTSVNHLAVRTEDHPLEYGSFEGIIPKGEYGAGTVRIWDSGTYVTEKFEDGAEKGEVIVVLAGSRISGRYALIRTGGDQWLAHRMKDQQAFTFNELAPMLATHGSVARLDPSQWAFEGKWDGYRLLVEAEHGRLRLRARSGRDVTGEYPQLPFPAADLAEHHLVLDGELVALDDDGVPSFAAMQNSARSTRLAFWAFDLLYLDGRPLLRVAYRDRRRLLETLARGTDLVVKDLLTPDGAKALEQSRKLGWEGVIAKKWDSPYQAGRRSTAWVKEKYWRTQEVVIGGWRAGEGARGGGIGSLLMGIPEGDDGLRFVGRVGTGFTERQLAALKKILVPLRAGESPFGAPLPAPDAKGVTFVEPTVVGEVRFSERTADGRLRQPSWRGLRPDKTPDEVVGED encoded by the coding sequence ATGGTCGCTGAGTCCGTCCAGACCCGGGTCAAGCTGACCAACGCCGACAAGGTGCTTTACCCCGCTACGGGCACCACCAAGGCCGAGGTCTACGACTACTACACCCGCATCGCCGAAGTGATGCTGCCGCACATCGCGGGACGCCCGGCGACGCGCAAACGCTGGCCCAACGGTGTCGAGCAGGCGTCATTCTTCGAGAAGCAGTTGGCCGCCTCGGCACCGGGCTGGTTGGCCCGCGCCGACATTGCGCATCGGTCCGGGATCACCACCTATCCGATCATCGAGGACCTCGACGGCCTGGCCTGGATCGCCCAGCAGGCTGCACTGGAAGTTCACGTACCGCAGTGGCGTTTCGAGGCCGAGTGGACCCACGGTGGGAAGGTAGTCAAGCCTGGACTGGCGACGCGCCTGGTCTTCGACCTCGACCCCGGCGAGGGCGTGACGATGAGCCAACTCGCAGAAGTGGCGCGAGCCATCCGGGACCTGATGTCCGAGCTGGGGCTGGACACCTTTCCGGTCACCAGCGGCAGCAAGGGAGTGCACCTGTACGCCGCCCTCGAGCGCCCGGTGAGCAGCGCTGGCGCGGCCACGGTAGCCAAACGCATTGCACAACAACTCGAAACCGCGATGCCCGAACTGGTGACGGCGGCCATGGCCAAGAAGCTGCGGGCCGGCAAGGTGTTTCTCGACTGGAGTCAGAACAACGCGGCCAAGACCACCATCGCGCCGTACTCGCTGCGCGGCCGAGACCATCCGACGGTCGCCGCCCCACGCACTTGGGCCGAGCTGGACGACCCGGGCCTGCGCCAGCTGCGCTTTGACGAAGTGCTGGACCGCGTTGAGCGCGACGGCGACCTGTTGGCCGGTCTGGACGGCCCCCTGGAAGGCCAAGATCGTCTGGCCGTGTATCGGGCCAAACGTGACGCGGGCCGGACCCCCGAACCGGTACCGGCCGCGGCCCCGGAGCCAGGTGCGGGCAATAGCTTCGTCATCCAGGAGCATCACGCCCGCCGGCTGCACTACGACTTCCGGCTGGAGCGCGACGGGGTGTTGGTGAGCTGGGCGGTGCCCAAGAACCTCCCGGAATCCACGTCGGTCAACCATCTCGCGGTGCGCACCGAGGACCACCCGCTGGAATACGGCAGCTTCGAAGGCATCATCCCCAAGGGCGAGTACGGCGCGGGCACCGTGCGCATCTGGGATTCGGGCACCTATGTGACCGAGAAGTTCGAGGACGGTGCCGAAAAAGGGGAGGTGATCGTCGTGCTCGCCGGCAGCCGGATCTCCGGGCGATACGCACTGATCCGCACTGGCGGTGATCAGTGGCTGGCGCACCGGATGAAAGACCAGCAGGCATTCACCTTCAACGAGCTGGCCCCAATGCTGGCCACGCACGGCTCGGTGGCGCGGCTGGACCCAAGCCAATGGGCTTTCGAAGGCAAGTGGGACGGCTACCGGCTGCTAGTGGAAGCCGAACACGGTCGGCTGCGGCTGCGCGCCCGCAGCGGACGCGACGTGACCGGCGAATACCCGCAGCTGCCGTTTCCGGCCGCCGACTTAGCCGAGCACCACCTGGTGCTCGACGGCGAACTCGTCGCGCTCGACGACGACGGTGTCCCCAGCTTCGCTGCCATGCAGAACAGCGCCCGTTCGACGCGCCTGGCGTTCTGGGCTTTCGATCTGCTCTACCTCGACGGGCGCCCGCTGTTGCGGGTGGCCTATCGGGACCGTCGCCGTCTCCTGGAAACCCTGGCGCGCGGAACCGATCTGGTGGTCAAAGATCTGTTGACACCCGACGGTGCGAAGGCGCTCGAGCAGTCCCGCAAGCTGGGCTGGGAAGGGGTGATCGCCAAGAAGTGGGATTCGCCCTATCAGGCGGGGCGCCGTTCGACGGCGTGGGTCAAGGAGAAGTACTGGCGGACCCAGGAGGTCGTAATCGGCGGTTGGCGGGCTGGCGAGGGAGCGCGCGGCGGGGGGATCGGGTCGCTGCTGATGGGCATTCCCGAGGGTGACGACGGCCTGCGGTTCGTCGGCCGGGTCGGTACGGGTTTCACCGAGCGCCAGCTGGCCGCCCTGAAGAAGATATTGGTGCCGCTCCGCGCCGGCGAATCACCTTTTGGGGCACCGCTTCCCGCACCGGACGCCAAGGGCGTCACGTTTGTGGAACCGACCGTGGTCGGCGAAGTGCGCTTCAGTGAACGCACGGCCGATGGCCGGCTGCGCCAGCCCAGCTGGCGCGGACTGCGGCCCGACAAGACCCCGGATGAGGTGGTGGGTGAGGATTGA
- a CDS encoding NAD(P)H-dependent amine dehydrogenase family protein: protein MTLRVAQIGTGNVGVHALKALITNPDYELTGVWVSSDAKAGKDAAELAGVNTPTGVFATTDLQQVLDAKPDCVVYTALADNRLVEALEDFKRILAAGINVVGSSAVFLQYPWLVIPAEMLTPIEEAARQGGSSLFVNGIDPGFANDLLPLALAGTCQSVQQIRCMEIVDYATYDSAAVMFDVMGFGKPMDETPMLLQPGVLSLAWGSVVRQLAAGLGLELDSVEQSHIRVPAPEDFSISSGDIAKGTAAALRFEVRGMVDGKAAVVLEHVTRLREDLCPDWPQPAQPGGSYRVEVTGEPSYALDLCLSSPNGDHNHAGLVATAMRVVNAIPAVVAAEPGIRTTLDLPLVTGRGLYSAG from the coding sequence ATGACACTGCGTGTTGCTCAGATCGGCACCGGCAACGTCGGTGTCCACGCGCTCAAAGCGCTGATCACCAACCCTGACTACGAACTGACCGGGGTGTGGGTGTCCTCGGACGCCAAGGCCGGCAAAGACGCTGCGGAACTGGCCGGGGTGAACACGCCGACCGGGGTGTTCGCGACCACCGATCTGCAGCAGGTGCTCGACGCTAAGCCCGACTGCGTGGTCTACACCGCGCTGGCCGACAATCGGCTCGTCGAGGCACTGGAGGACTTCAAGCGCATCCTGGCCGCAGGTATCAACGTGGTCGGCAGTAGCGCGGTGTTCCTGCAATACCCGTGGCTGGTGATTCCGGCGGAGATGCTGACCCCGATCGAAGAGGCTGCGCGGCAAGGCGGTTCGAGCTTGTTCGTCAACGGCATCGACCCGGGCTTCGCCAACGATCTGCTGCCACTGGCGTTGGCCGGCACCTGCCAGAGCGTCCAGCAGATCCGCTGCATGGAGATCGTCGACTACGCCACCTACGACAGCGCCGCCGTCATGTTCGACGTGATGGGCTTTGGCAAGCCGATGGACGAAACCCCGATGCTGTTGCAGCCGGGTGTGCTCAGCCTGGCGTGGGGTTCGGTGGTGCGCCAGCTCGCCGCCGGCCTGGGCCTGGAACTCGACTCGGTCGAACAGTCCCACATTCGGGTGCCCGCACCGGAGGATTTCTCCATCTCTTCGGGTGACATCGCGAAAGGCACTGCCGCGGCGTTGCGGTTCGAGGTGCGCGGGATGGTGGACGGCAAGGCAGCCGTGGTCCTCGAGCACGTCACCCGGCTGCGCGAGGATCTGTGCCCAGACTGGCCGCAGCCGGCCCAGCCCGGCGGGTCTTACCGCGTCGAAGTGACCGGGGAGCCGTCGTATGCACTGGACCTGTGCCTGTCCAGCCCCAACGGCGACCACAATCACGCCGGCCTGGTGGCGACCGCGATGCGGGTGGTCAACGCTATTCCCGCCGTGGTTGCGGCCGAGCCGGGTATCCGGACCACGCTGGACCTGCCGCTGGTCACCGGCCGCGGCCTCTACAGCGCCGGCTGA
- a CDS encoding TetR/AcrR family transcriptional regulator: MVDAVTSNLDLPGASTWSPREVELLEITLALLQENGYDRLTVDAVAATARASKATVYRRWPSKAELVLAAFTEGIRQVAVPPETGTLRGDLLRLGELVCQQVAQHAGTLRAVLVEVSRNPALNEVMQSHFVDQRKALVLYILGQAVDRGEIEADAIDDDLWDVLPGYLIFRSLVSGRMPTAQTVANLVDQVVLPGLTRPAH, from the coding sequence ATGGTTGATGCCGTGACTTCGAACCTCGACCTTCCCGGCGCCTCGACGTGGTCGCCGCGCGAGGTCGAGCTGTTGGAAATCACCTTGGCGCTGCTGCAGGAGAACGGCTACGACCGGCTGACGGTCGACGCGGTCGCGGCCACCGCGCGTGCGAGCAAGGCCACGGTCTACCGGCGTTGGCCGTCGAAGGCGGAATTGGTGTTGGCCGCGTTCACCGAGGGCATCCGCCAGGTCGCGGTCCCGCCCGAGACCGGCACGCTGCGCGGTGATCTGTTGCGGCTGGGGGAGCTGGTCTGCCAACAAGTCGCGCAGCACGCCGGCACACTGCGTGCGGTGCTGGTGGAAGTGTCGCGAAACCCAGCGCTGAACGAGGTGATGCAGAGTCATTTCGTCGATCAGCGCAAGGCGTTGGTCCTGTACATCCTGGGGCAGGCCGTCGACCGCGGAGAGATCGAAGCCGACGCCATCGACGACGACCTGTGGGACGTGTTGCCCGGATATCTGATTTTCCGGTCCCTGGTCTCGGGTCGGATGCCCACGGCGCAGACTGTGGCGAACCTTGTCGATCAGGTGGTCTTGCCGGGGCTTACGCGCCCCGCCCACTGA
- a CDS encoding Ku protein produces the protein MRSIWKGSIAFGLVNVPVKVYSATEDHDIKFRQVHAKDHGRIRYRRVCEECGEVVDYGDIARAYESDDGRMVVITDDDIANLPEERDHEIAVLEFVPTADLDPMLYDRSYFLEPATKSIKSYVLLAKTLAETDRVAIVHFTLRNKTRLAALRVKDFSKREVMVVHTLLWPDEIRDPDFPALDTKVEIKPAELKMAGQVVESMADDFDPDRYHDTYQEQLHELIAAKLEGDEAFTPEERPAELDATEDVSDLLAKLEASVKKRSAGVKEPAAKAPSKKAAAKKAPAKKTAAKKA, from the coding sequence ATGCGTTCCATCTGGAAGGGTTCGATCGCATTCGGTCTGGTCAACGTGCCGGTGAAGGTATACAGCGCCACCGAAGACCATGACATCAAGTTCCGTCAGGTGCATGCCAAGGACCACGGGCGAATCCGCTACCGGCGGGTGTGCGAGGAGTGCGGCGAAGTCGTCGACTACGGCGACATCGCGCGGGCGTATGAGTCCGATGACGGACGGATGGTGGTGATCACCGACGACGACATCGCGAACCTGCCCGAGGAGCGCGATCATGAGATCGCCGTACTGGAGTTCGTCCCGACCGCTGACCTGGACCCGATGCTGTATGACCGCTCCTACTTTCTGGAGCCCGCCACAAAATCGATCAAATCCTATGTGCTGCTGGCCAAGACACTAGCCGAAACCGACCGGGTGGCGATCGTGCACTTCACGCTGCGCAACAAAACCCGGCTGGCGGCGCTGCGGGTCAAGGATTTCTCCAAGCGCGAGGTGATGGTGGTGCACACCCTGCTGTGGCCAGACGAGATTCGCGACCCCGACTTCCCCGCGCTGGACACTAAGGTGGAGATCAAGCCGGCCGAGCTGAAGATGGCCGGGCAGGTGGTCGAGTCGATGGCCGACGATTTCGACCCGGATCGCTACCACGACACGTATCAGGAGCAGTTGCACGAGTTGATCGCGGCCAAACTCGAAGGCGACGAGGCGTTCACCCCCGAGGAGCGCCCCGCCGAACTGGATGCGACCGAAGACGTTTCCGACCTCCTGGCCAAACTCGAGGCCAGCGTGAAGAAACGATCAGCCGGTGTGAAGGAACCCGCCGCGAAGGCCCCGTCCAAAAAGGCAGCCGCTAAGAAAGCGCCCGCCAAGAAAACGGCGGCCAAGAAGGCCTGA
- a CDS encoding SDR family oxidoreductase has product MILDKFRIDNQTAVVTGAGRGLGAAIAVAFAEAGADVVIASRTQSELEAVAEQVRAAGRRAHIVVADLAHPEETAKLATEAVEAFGRLDIVVNNVGGTMPNTLLTTSTKDLKDAFTFNVATAHALTIAAVPLMLEHSGGGSFINITSTMGRVPGRGFAAYGTAKAALAHYTRLAALDLCPKIRVNGIAPGSIMTSALNVVASNEELRTPMEKATPLRRLGDPEEIAAAALYLASPAGAYLTGKVLEVDGGITFPNLDLPVPDL; this is encoded by the coding sequence GTGATACTCGACAAATTCCGAATCGATAATCAAACAGCTGTTGTTACCGGCGCTGGCCGGGGCCTGGGCGCCGCCATCGCCGTCGCGTTCGCCGAGGCGGGCGCCGACGTGGTGATCGCGTCTCGTACCCAATCTGAACTAGAGGCCGTCGCTGAACAGGTCCGCGCGGCGGGTCGTCGTGCCCACATCGTCGTCGCCGATCTCGCTCATCCCGAGGAGACGGCAAAGCTGGCCACCGAAGCGGTCGAGGCGTTCGGCAGGCTCGACATCGTCGTCAACAACGTCGGCGGAACGATGCCCAACACGCTGCTCACCACGTCGACCAAAGATCTCAAGGACGCGTTCACGTTCAACGTCGCCACGGCGCACGCCTTGACCATCGCAGCGGTGCCGCTGATGCTGGAGCACTCCGGCGGCGGCTCGTTCATCAACATCACCTCCACCATGGGGCGGGTGCCCGGACGCGGGTTCGCCGCCTACGGCACGGCCAAGGCCGCGCTGGCCCATTACACCCGGCTGGCCGCGCTGGACCTGTGCCCGAAGATCCGCGTCAACGGCATCGCCCCGGGATCGATCATGACCTCGGCGCTGAACGTCGTGGCTTCCAACGAGGAGCTGCGCACTCCGATGGAGAAGGCCACGCCGCTGCGTCGCCTCGGTGACCCCGAGGAGATCGCGGCCGCCGCCCTGTATCTGGCGTCACCGGCGGGGGCCTACCTGACCGGCAAGGTGCTCGAAGTCGACGGCGGCATCACCTTCCCGAACCTTGACCTGCCCGTCCCGGACCTGTGA